From Paenibacillus polymyxa, the proteins below share one genomic window:
- a CDS encoding manganese-dependent inorganic pyrophosphatase, whose protein sequence is MLAKTLIFGHKNPDTDTICSAIAYADLKTKLGADVEPVRLGEVNGETQYALDYFKVSAPRLVEQVAAETDSVILVDHNERQQSATDIDKVRVTEVIDHHRIANFETSQPLYFRAEPVGCTATILNKLYKENGVAIPKEIAGLMLSAIISDSLLFKSPTCTDQDVAAARELAEIAGVDADRYGFDLLKAGADLSGHTIEQLVSLDAKEFQMNGRKVEIAQVNAVDVNDVLSRQADLEAALSQTIAAKNLDLFLFVVTDIVNSDSIGIALGSQAQAVEKAYNVQLDDNKAVLKGVVSRKSQIVPVLTEAFNSL, encoded by the coding sequence ATGTTGGCAAAAACATTGATTTTTGGGCATAAAAATCCGGATACGGATACCATTTGCTCAGCTATTGCTTATGCAGACTTGAAAACCAAACTGGGCGCGGACGTAGAGCCGGTTCGTCTGGGCGAGGTTAACGGGGAAACGCAGTATGCGCTGGATTATTTCAAAGTGAGCGCGCCGCGTCTGGTTGAGCAGGTTGCTGCCGAAACAGACAGCGTCATTCTGGTCGATCATAATGAACGCCAGCAAAGCGCAACTGACATTGACAAGGTGCGCGTAACTGAAGTCATTGATCACCACCGGATCGCTAACTTTGAAACAAGCCAGCCGCTGTACTTCCGCGCTGAGCCAGTAGGTTGCACAGCCACCATTTTGAACAAGCTCTACAAGGAAAATGGTGTAGCCATTCCCAAAGAAATCGCAGGTCTGATGTTGTCCGCGATTATTTCTGATTCCCTGTTGTTCAAGTCCCCGACTTGCACAGATCAGGATGTAGCCGCTGCCCGCGAACTGGCTGAAATTGCTGGTGTGGATGCAGACCGTTACGGTTTTGACTTGCTTAAAGCGGGTGCTGATTTGAGTGGCCACACGATTGAGCAGTTAGTAAGCTTGGACGCCAAAGAATTCCAGATGAATGGACGCAAAGTGGAAATCGCACAAGTGAACGCAGTAGACGTAAACGACGTATTGTCCCGTCAAGCTGATCTGGAAGCTGCTTTGTCCCAAACCATTGCAGCCAAAAATCTTGATCTGTTCTTGTTCGTCGTAACAGACATTGTGAACAGTGATTCCATTGGTATTGCGCTGGGAAGCCAGGCTCAGGCAGTTGAAAAAGCCTACAATGTACAGTTGGATGACAACAAGGCTGTTCTGAAAGGCGTCGTATCGCGCAAATCGCAAATTGTACCTGTATTGACTGAAGCTTTTAACAGTTTGTAA
- a CDS encoding S8 family serine peptidase, with translation MKKPIILQKIPVVSLALALTVSLSLPSFSSAATADLPIDSFLKAQEALTIESAPAFISPELSTDSSRQVRVIVQLDGEPLAVDKYAARSSAKAFTAQSEQKAESAIATEQTTFVDQAAEHGISLQVNYQYNTVLNGLEVTVPANKIPELAKLPGVKSIHENKTYYSIPVQDPPTLTANEATYDNAPLDQIGVPEAWAKGLHGEGIKVGVIDTGIDYEHPDLKEAYKGGYDSFEQDNDPYEEPFLEKENDPYGTGFSGTTHGTHVSGTIAGKAANKSSDIVQKGIAYKSDLYVYKVLGRNTKTGRSSGSSAQVIDGIERAVKDGMNVINLSLGSDSEKDPNSPDAIAINNAVLSGVVAVIANGNAAQQGPYFYSMGSPATSQLAISVGAATSPSKSFSGTASVTRDSYWEDNGELKKTVTTDTYAHYDFNLMGWETGREDFASVMGTAPYELVYANLGQADDFEGKDVAGKIVLVSRGNLAFVDKIANAKENGAKAVIVFNGNTKPGDITKADLGESISGRDDYVNSNLGDSFDFIPTFDMKGKEGRALAKQIVDNAGEKFSVSFGADYIRTDHSGNTMADFSSRGPNGDELLSIKPDVSAPGVGILSTYPAFAKFYPDASYEQAYKRSNGTSMASPHVAGLAVLLKQQHPNWTPFDIRAALANTSVTLFDEDKIQYDVYSQGAGLVNIANAIQTPALLETVEKITILDKNFNRQEVVNYNPSASFGVLRPGSDAKQIQLQLKNLSANPVQYEASYVLHDNVTSDPTKPIATPDVSNITVQLQGVGTNGSISAEPGKSQPFFLSVQPSANAATGVYEGEVILKSAGQPTLHLPFVVHVGKENPTTGFGLQDLSFTNPIIYPSRTGAERTTDLAFRLTTDKTNQIALYVYGLDDKLIGLIDGIATTKEQGANARLKQGAYSFKGINGSYVEFDDNGKPVLDANGQPVIQHLKDGVYKLEVSSPELNEKGEVERNTDGPKLFTATKSIRVDNSAASGGSSGGGGGGGGGRSNTTPSAATKTSTPVATSAPSLQSVVKQGQAVKTVPTAVALNNNVQSLTVADADLQAAVTAAGSSPTAIVLSATSQAGQTTKASLTSSQLATLGKAAAGSSLIVSNTGSSLALPVSALKNAPEGAGIEVVISSQAEASGTFTSKLKGSNVIGTPVGFEVNVVTGGKNQPLKVVPGQFISRSFTVPGQIDPNTAGVLYTANGNVYPVPSVFTKQADGSTIVKVSRPGFSTYAAATRPVSFEDISSSYAQSEIRSLANKLLINGTTDTTFSPKQNVTRAEFAALITRALGLTPGTAAPFSDIPAGSWYSGDVAAAYEAGLITGRNNDKFDPQANISRQEIAVVLGKAVDLLQIKTATDGPARTPYHDTSSFAGYAKDSIEKVSAAGIINGATIKGSSYFQPNAPTTREASAKVLHVLLKKAALIN, from the coding sequence TTGAAAAAGCCGATCATTTTGCAAAAAATACCTGTCGTATCACTCGCTCTTGCCTTGACGGTAAGCTTATCTCTACCGTCTTTCAGTTCTGCCGCTACTGCAGATCTGCCAATCGACTCATTTTTAAAAGCTCAGGAAGCATTAACTATTGAGTCGGCTCCAGCCTTTATCTCACCTGAGCTGAGCACAGACTCCTCTCGTCAGGTCAGAGTCATCGTACAGCTTGATGGCGAGCCCCTAGCTGTGGACAAATATGCCGCACGTTCAAGCGCCAAAGCTTTCACCGCTCAATCCGAGCAAAAAGCCGAATCTGCGATCGCCACCGAGCAAACAACGTTCGTAGACCAAGCCGCTGAGCACGGCATTTCCCTTCAAGTGAATTACCAGTACAATACGGTGCTTAACGGACTGGAGGTTACAGTGCCAGCCAATAAAATTCCAGAATTGGCTAAACTACCAGGCGTTAAATCCATTCACGAAAACAAAACATATTATTCCATCCCCGTGCAGGACCCACCAACACTTACAGCCAATGAAGCCACTTATGACAATGCACCACTGGACCAAATTGGTGTGCCTGAAGCCTGGGCCAAAGGATTGCATGGCGAGGGAATCAAGGTCGGGGTTATTGATACCGGTATTGATTATGAGCATCCAGATTTGAAAGAAGCCTACAAAGGCGGATATGACTCTTTTGAACAGGACAACGACCCTTACGAGGAACCGTTCCTTGAAAAAGAGAATGATCCGTACGGCACAGGTTTTAGTGGAACGACACATGGTACTCATGTCTCCGGTACAATTGCCGGGAAAGCTGCAAATAAATCCTCGGATATTGTACAAAAAGGCATTGCCTATAAATCGGACTTATACGTGTATAAGGTGCTTGGACGCAATACCAAGACCGGTCGTTCCTCCGGTTCCTCGGCTCAGGTCATTGACGGTATTGAACGTGCTGTCAAGGATGGCATGAATGTCATCAACCTGTCGCTAGGTTCAGATTCTGAAAAGGATCCCAACTCCCCGGATGCCATCGCCATCAATAATGCGGTACTTTCCGGGGTAGTCGCGGTCATCGCGAACGGTAACGCTGCACAACAAGGACCCTATTTTTATTCCATGGGTTCTCCCGCAACATCCCAGCTAGCGATTTCCGTTGGTGCAGCCACTTCACCAAGCAAGAGCTTCTCAGGCACAGCCTCAGTGACACGCGACTCCTATTGGGAGGACAACGGTGAATTAAAGAAAACCGTAACTACTGATACCTATGCACATTACGACTTTAATTTGATGGGCTGGGAGACAGGCAGAGAGGACTTTGCCTCCGTTATGGGAACTGCCCCTTATGAGCTTGTATATGCTAATTTGGGACAAGCTGATGATTTTGAAGGAAAAGACGTAGCCGGTAAAATTGTCCTCGTATCACGGGGCAACCTGGCGTTCGTGGATAAAATCGCAAATGCGAAAGAAAACGGCGCGAAAGCCGTCATTGTTTTCAATGGAAATACGAAACCTGGTGACATCACCAAGGCTGATTTAGGGGAAAGCATTTCAGGTCGCGATGACTACGTAAATTCCAATTTGGGTGACAGCTTTGACTTTATTCCGACCTTTGACATGAAAGGTAAGGAAGGTCGCGCGCTGGCTAAACAAATCGTAGACAACGCTGGAGAGAAGTTCTCCGTTTCCTTTGGTGCAGACTATATTCGCACAGATCATTCAGGTAATACCATGGCCGATTTTAGCTCCCGTGGACCCAATGGAGATGAACTGCTGAGCATCAAGCCAGACGTAAGCGCACCGGGTGTTGGCATTTTGTCGACGTACCCTGCCTTCGCCAAGTTCTATCCAGATGCATCCTATGAGCAAGCTTACAAACGCAGCAACGGAACGAGTATGGCATCTCCTCATGTGGCTGGACTTGCGGTGCTGCTGAAGCAGCAGCATCCGAACTGGACACCGTTTGATATCCGCGCTGCTCTGGCAAACACTTCGGTTACACTCTTTGATGAGGATAAAATCCAATATGATGTGTATTCCCAAGGTGCAGGTCTTGTAAACATTGCAAATGCGATTCAGACTCCAGCCCTGCTGGAAACCGTTGAAAAGATTACGATTCTTGACAAGAACTTTAATCGGCAGGAAGTTGTGAATTACAATCCTTCCGCCAGCTTCGGGGTGTTACGACCGGGTAGTGATGCGAAGCAGATCCAGCTTCAGCTCAAAAACTTATCCGCAAACCCTGTGCAGTATGAAGCCAGCTACGTTTTACATGATAATGTCACCTCTGATCCAACTAAGCCTATTGCAACACCTGACGTGAGCAACATTACCGTTCAGTTGCAGGGGGTTGGCACGAATGGATCTATCTCGGCAGAACCAGGCAAATCGCAACCGTTCTTCCTGTCTGTACAACCAAGTGCGAATGCAGCTACAGGTGTATATGAAGGAGAGGTTATTCTAAAAAGCGCTGGACAGCCGACACTTCATCTTCCGTTCGTTGTGCATGTCGGCAAAGAAAACCCAACGACAGGTTTCGGCTTGCAGGATCTAAGTTTCACGAACCCGATTATTTATCCAAGTCGTACAGGTGCGGAGCGCACAACAGATTTGGCTTTCCGTCTGACCACAGATAAAACCAATCAGATCGCGCTCTATGTATACGGATTAGATGATAAGCTAATCGGTCTGATTGATGGGATTGCCACTACCAAAGAACAAGGAGCTAACGCTCGCCTCAAACAAGGCGCATATTCCTTTAAGGGGATTAACGGAAGTTATGTTGAATTTGATGACAATGGCAAGCCTGTTCTGGATGCTAACGGTCAGCCGGTTATTCAACACTTGAAGGATGGCGTGTACAAGCTGGAAGTCAGCTCTCCAGAACTGAATGAAAAGGGAGAAGTTGAACGTAATACCGATGGTCCTAAACTGTTCACTGCCACGAAATCGATCCGTGTGGATAATAGTGCCGCATCCGGTGGTAGTAGCGGCGGCGGAGGTGGTGGAGGTGGCGGCAGAAGCAATACTACACCTTCTGCTGCAACGAAAACATCCACCCCTGTCGCTACATCTGCACCTTCACTGCAAAGCGTAGTGAAGCAAGGACAAGCTGTAAAAACTGTGCCTACAGCCGTTGCGTTAAACAATAATGTACAGTCACTGACAGTAGCTGATGCAGACCTGCAGGCTGCCGTGACAGCAGCTGGCTCCAGTCCGACAGCTATCGTATTGTCGGCTACTAGCCAAGCAGGCCAAACGACTAAGGCATCACTCACTTCGTCACAGCTGGCAACACTGGGCAAAGCCGCAGCAGGAAGCAGCCTGATTGTGAGCAATACAGGTTCTTCCCTGGCATTGCCGGTATCTGCTCTAAAAAATGCACCTGAAGGTGCAGGCATTGAAGTGGTCATCAGTAGCCAGGCAGAGGCGAGCGGCACATTTACAAGCAAGCTTAAAGGCTCGAATGTGATCGGCACCCCGGTAGGGTTTGAGGTCAACGTTGTCACTGGTGGCAAGAATCAACCGCTTAAAGTGGTCCCAGGACAGTTCATTAGCCGATCCTTTACCGTACCTGGTCAAATTGATCCTAATACAGCCGGTGTGCTCTATACGGCGAATGGAAATGTCTATCCCGTTCCATCCGTTTTCACCAAGCAAGCTGATGGATCTACCATCGTTAAGGTAAGTCGTCCAGGCTTCTCCACGTATGCAGCGGCGACACGTCCTGTTAGCTTTGAAGATATTTCATCGTCGTATGCCCAATCCGAAATTCGATCGCTAGCGAATAAGTTGCTAATTAACGGCACAACCGATACAACATTCTCACCGAAGCAAAACGTGACGCGTGCAGAATTTGCAGCCTTGATCACCCGGGCACTTGGCCTGACACCAGGTACTGCTGCACCATTCAGTGATATTCCGGCAGGTAGCTGGTATTCCGGGGATGTGGCAGCCGCATATGAGGCCGGATTGATTACAGGTCGCAATAACGACAAGTTTGATCCGCAAGCAAATATCAGTCGTCAAGAAATTGCTGTTGTGCTGGGCAAAGCAGTGGACTTGCTTCAAATCAAAACAGCAACCGATGGTCCTGCACGCACACCGTACCATGATACTTCATCCTTTGCAGGCTATGCCAAGGACAGTATTGAAAAAGTAAGTGCAGCAGGTATTATTAACGGAGCCACGATCAAAGGCTCTTCCTACTTCCAGCCGAATGCGCCTACAACACGTGAGGCATCTGCCAAGGTGCTGCATGTACTTTTAAAAAAAGCTGCGCTGATTAACTAA
- a CDS encoding sensor histidine kinase — translation MKAGGKSRRKYALRSLRSQLLARTLLILALLLVLIGFLQYFLMKDFLYRSRAEAMDTQLNSIPADLLIKDSQEKSGAGVTVPQDETNRRSNRPGPFLFWPDMSLASIGIDGTFQSLSNENGLKPPRLTTQQYRAMQQSKRMRHGYQLITDAQGKEQLVVFRPLGPPDRSSGLLQMGVSTNSMQAQLINQLRTFILLSLIALAIGLALMLPVLRRTLVPLSRMVEAVKRIDAGNLDERFDAEQGQYEVDRLAVSFNGMLERLEHSFAAERELQMQMRRFIADASHELRTPLTSIHGFLEVLLRGAASNPKQLQSALESMYGESKRMNKLVSDLLLLAKLDRTPELKLEDISLDALLLEMKPQLLMLAGTRKVVFDMTAGVRVLAEGDKIKQVVLNLFHNAVQHTDMEKGVIHVNLSAGKKLADIQIRDNGPGMEKEQLERIFERFYRGDESRTRSSGGAGLGLAITQSIVEAHGGSITAESTLGTGSIFKVTLPLAGTV, via the coding sequence ATGAAGGCGGGAGGGAAAAGTCGGAGAAAATATGCGCTTCGTTCTCTCCGGTCCCAGCTTTTGGCCAGAACCTTACTCATTTTGGCTTTATTGCTCGTATTGATCGGTTTTCTCCAATACTTTTTAATGAAAGATTTTTTGTATCGCAGTCGGGCGGAAGCTATGGATACACAGCTGAATTCAATACCTGCCGACTTATTGATTAAGGATTCGCAGGAAAAGAGCGGGGCTGGGGTCACTGTTCCTCAAGATGAGACCAATCGGAGAAGTAATCGACCGGGACCATTTCTGTTTTGGCCGGATATGTCGCTTGCTTCTATAGGTATAGACGGCACCTTCCAGAGCTTGTCCAATGAAAATGGACTTAAACCGCCGCGCCTCACCACTCAGCAGTATCGAGCAATGCAGCAGAGCAAGCGCATGCGTCACGGCTATCAATTAATTACGGATGCTCAGGGAAAAGAACAGCTGGTTGTGTTTCGCCCACTCGGACCACCAGACCGTTCGTCAGGGTTACTTCAAATGGGCGTATCCACGAATTCTATGCAGGCGCAGTTGATCAATCAACTCCGCACCTTTATTTTATTGTCCCTGATTGCACTTGCGATTGGTTTAGCACTTATGCTTCCTGTGCTTCGCCGCACATTGGTTCCTCTTTCCAGAATGGTCGAGGCAGTCAAACGTATTGATGCGGGCAATTTGGACGAGCGCTTTGACGCAGAGCAGGGTCAGTATGAGGTAGATCGCTTGGCAGTTTCATTTAATGGAATGCTGGAGCGGTTGGAGCATTCTTTTGCTGCCGAGCGGGAATTGCAGATGCAAATGCGACGATTTATTGCGGATGCCTCCCATGAACTGCGTACCCCGCTCACATCCATTCACGGTTTCTTGGAAGTGCTGCTTCGTGGAGCAGCCTCCAATCCAAAGCAGCTCCAATCAGCACTAGAGAGTATGTATGGTGAATCCAAGCGGATGAATAAGCTTGTCTCTGATTTGCTATTGTTGGCTAAGCTGGATCGAACACCGGAGTTGAAGCTGGAAGACATATCACTAGATGCATTGCTGCTGGAAATGAAACCGCAGCTCCTTATGCTGGCAGGCACACGTAAGGTAGTTTTTGATATGACAGCAGGTGTACGGGTATTGGCAGAAGGCGATAAGATCAAACAAGTCGTGCTTAACCTGTTTCACAATGCTGTTCAACATACCGATATGGAGAAGGGCGTGATCCATGTCAACCTATCGGCTGGTAAGAAACTGGCAGATATTCAAATTCGTGATAATGGACCCGGCATGGAGAAGGAACAGCTGGAGCGGATATTTGAGCGATTTTATCGTGGAGATGAATCGCGTACACGCAGCTCAGGCGGAGCGGGCCTTGGTCTGGCTATTACACAATCGATCGTGGAAGCTCACGGTGGGAGCATTACAGCTGAAAGCACACTTGGAACGGGGAGTATATTTAAAGTAACGTTGCCTTTAGCAGGAACAGTATAG